The genomic segment attaatattttttaattttatattatcaaattttgaATCAATCATTCTATTAacattatcataaataataacatatttaatttttgtgtACTTGACCAGAGTGTATTGGTAAAGAtgaatttcaaaaatatttatcatatattacATCTAGTATATCATTACCAATCCATGAAAGAATATTATCTAATGTACCAGATTTTATTATTgccaaatatattttaggtGTTAGATGAGTTTTTAATACATAACATATTTCTTCTATTGGAACacttttttttgcaaaaataaaatcaccatttttatgtttttttccATGACTTTGTTTATCGAAAATTCCATAATCTTCTGGTAATTTAAGAACTTCTAAATAAGCTGGTTTagttttttcaaaattattattattttttgatgatGTAACTTGACATTCATAAAAACCATAATCCCATCCTGTAACATTTGTTATCTCCAAATCATACACCCCTTTCATTGGACTTCCAACCATTCTAAATTGTGAAAACATTGGAAGATCTCTTTCTGTTCCTAAACCAAAACCTTCAAAAAGTCATTGAACTGTTCCCtcctattattattaattaaaaataataataattaa from the Strongyloides ratti genome assembly S_ratti_ED321, chromosome : X genome contains:
- a CDS encoding Poly-glutamine tract binding protein 1, with product MFSQFRMVGSPMKGVYDLEITNVTGWDYGFYECQVTSSKNNNNFEKTKPAYLEVLKLPEDYGIFDKQSHGKKHKNGDFIFAKKSVPIEEICYVLKTHLTPKIYLAIIKSGTLDNILSWIGNDILDVIYDKYF